The following DNA comes from Eretmochelys imbricata isolate rEreImb1 chromosome 18, rEreImb1.hap1, whole genome shotgun sequence.
GAAGTGTAGTGACTAAGCTAGTTTCCTGTGCCATCTGTTAGTAAGTTCCTTCTGTCTTCACTGAGCCTGTTTAAGAACAGTGCATCACCAGAACTACTGCAGCTTCCCTATTTCTCGGTGTAGAATGGTAACAGAGCAGCAgtttaaccttttttcatttgcaggcccctaaaaaatttcaagtggaggtgcagacccctttgaaaatcttacagtctgcagaccacaggttgaaaaccactgttctatggtaatgcCAACCTTTGGCAGACCCCCTAGACATAGTCTTCAGACCCCAGGGGATGTGTGgactacaggttgaaaaccactgaaataGAAGAATTATCTTCACTCCAACTTCTAGTATAGAATACCTGTGATTTTCCTGTAACTGATTCTTGGCCCAGCACTTCCAAGGCTTTAtgggaatgaattttttttttaaaaaaaaaaaggggaaagagtCCTAAAGGTTATACTTTAAATGTTGGTGTAACTAACCTCTGAAGTAGAGCTGCTGTGGAAGTGAGGAGTATATGTGTACAATACTCAATCTGTAAAAGCAGGCAAAATCCTGTAGTTAAGACTTTAGGAAGCAGAACTGAGGTTGCAACTACATGACCAAGACAGAAGGGGGCACTGTGGTGGTAAAGTAGTCACATGACCAGTTATAATTAGTGCCTATGGTACTTGCAAgtgtctagatcagtggtctccaacctttttaagcacaataccactttttgaatttaagtgcaacccaggagcTACCTCAAAGAAAATAGAGAAGGAACAGTaaccacaaacccaaacacccttgccccgctcattccatctctctcccccccccccccacctcactttcactgggcagactcagggcttgggctaaggagTTCTGTGTGGAAGgaactctgggctgagcctgtgatgggggttggggtgcaggctctgagggaGGGAGTTTCAGGTgcaagaggggctgcaggctctaggagggagtttgggtggggggcttgggcctggggcaggggttggagtgcaggaggaattgggccagcatgtccagcagcagctcctgggtgcaGAAGGAGAGGCAGCTCAGCACACTACCCTTGTCTGCAGGCAACACCCCCGCCACTCCATTGGCtgctgttccccattcccagccaatgcaAGCTGTAGAGGGTGGTGCCAGCAGACAAGGGCAGCATACAGAGACTCCCCCAAGAGCTGCCTCATGGGACTGTTAGTGAccaatctcctggtttggctgcAGAAGGGTTGGCAACTCTAGACTAAGATCAACTGTCAAAGGCTCCATGATCACAATCTACCAGTTGGCAATCACTGATCTAGATTGAACCACAACTTTAGGTTACACGCTGCCTATGGAAAATTCCACCAAAGGTaggactagggttgccagccctccaggattgttctggagcctccaggaattaaagattaattttcaaTTAAAGATTGTTGTGTGataaaatctccaggaatacccaaccaaaattggcaaccctaggactGGTCCTGTGTATGCTGTTCACAGTTTGAGTGGGTTGTCAACAGAATTGAGGAATTTagagaagcagctgtgttagtctgtatccataaaaagaaaaggagtacgtgtggcaccttagagattaataaatttattagagcataagcttttgtgagctacagctcacttcatcagatgcaaacttacgcactaataaatttgttagtctctaaggtgccacaagtatgcctttcttttttttttttagaattgagGAAGTTACCTAGCTAGACTAGCGTAAACAAAGTGCTATTTAAACAGTTACTTAATGGGCAGGATAGTTCCCCTTCCTGAGCCAACAAACTACATTAAGGTTATTTCTGCAGTTCTACTATTTAACATGTGTTAGGAAGCCTGCACCTGGGCTGAAATTCTGATGGCTTAAGACAGTTTCAGGTGGCCTAGTTTGCACTTTGAAGTTCCTCTCTCCTCTTCAGAGAGGCTTATTTACACAGCTGTTGCCTTGGAAACAGAACAAGTAACTGGGCTAAAGTCCCTTCATGAGTGGACAGCACAAGCAAAATTGGAACCTGCACCCTTCCTAAAAGGAACTCCATTGCTTTAAGCACAACTGCCCTTGTAACTGCTACTGTGATTGGCTGTTAGTAAAACAGCTTGCCGCAGAAATTCAAAACGAAACCCAAAATTCAATTAAACAGGCATGGCCTGAGTTAGAAAATGCTTTATTCTGACAGATGATTGAAGACAAACATCCACAGTCGTAGTTGGAGACTTCAAGTGGCCATATCACAGGGCCCGTCCTTATACGAATTACATCACTGAATCACAACACTATTGTGTGCGCTCGGGTGAAAATAGGAGCTGCCCTATTAAGGGACATTCTCATGGCAATTATGGCTTTTAGTTTTGTTTAAGGAAAAACAAGACACGTTATGGCTTGAACACCACGTGCAGCTGACATTAAATCAGCACAGAAACAGTGAGGCTTGTGATTGTATGAAGAGCTTCAACTCTAGTGTCaggcaaccccaatgtggccaaTATGTTCACTACGTGGAACCCCTGATCCAAGGGTGAAGTTCCCTCTGAAACGCTTTGGGAGGAGTTAGGAGGTCTCAGATGCCAGAATACTTGGTTACCATCCCCACACTAAATTTGCTACCCCCATTTTCTAGCGGAAGTAGTTGGGACAGTCATGTGTTACTAGGTGCCAGGCTCTATCAAATGCTTCCAccacagctgggagcagagggCCCTCTTCACTGCATGTGAGGTTCTGCTGCAGCTGATCCATGTTGGACATCCCAATGATCACTGCGTCTCCAAGGGCACCCTGCAGTTGAAAGGGAGGAGTTTACCTTATAGGAAAAGCAACTTGTCTCCCATCTTGTAACAAACATCAGACTTCAGCTCTGTTCGTCTTTCAGCTGAATGTTGCTCTTTGGCAACTACTGGATATTTGGGGAAATATGTCGTAACTGCAGTCCTGTTAACAAGGCCAGAACTCAGTGTGCTGTCCCTGCCTCCAAGTCTCGCCAGTCCCTCAAAGGCTGCCAATTCATGCTCTGTGGGTGGCCAGAGGGATGGGAAGAGAACATAACCATTAATTTCCCAGCCATATGAAAAGCCAGTTTATCACCTCATGAGGAAGTGGCTGGCTGAGAAAAGTCAAAACTAGAGCGACTAGCCTTTAACATCTTCCACTTTCCTTCAGGCCATGGAGACAAAATACAGAAGGAAGTGTAGAGCTGATTCACTTCTATAGTCTGCTGTGTGCAGCAGCCTGGCATTGGAAGACCAGAGAAATGTTTCAAAAAGAACAGAGCAGTAGGGTCTGAGTGGATTAAACGACAGATTTCACTGCTGATGTAGACCAGAGAAATGTTTCAAAAAGAACAGAGCAGTAGGGTCTGAGTGGATTAAACGACAGATTTCACTGCTGATGTACTGCAACTGGAAAAACCAAAGAAATCCAGTTGCAGCGTTAGACTTCTGTTGTACATACCAACTGTCTATGTTAAAGTCAAGCAATTACCTGAAGTTTGGAGTGGTTGTACATCCAGCGTAAAGCAGCTGAAGTTAGGCTGGGGGGGTTAGAGCCATAAGCCTCCCCTAATGCTTTCTCTACCTGGGCAATGGCTTGGAAATGGTGCTCCTTCCAGTATCTACAGCAAAGGAGACATTAATGGAGCATTAATTTTACTGACTCAGCTATCTCTGGCTTCCTCTTATGACAAACATGGATCCATACTGCAGGCAAGAGAACAAAGGGGCATTAAGGTCAAAGACTAGTGCATGTACCCAGTGCAGCCCTTATGGCCTATGCTGCCCAAATGGTTTTTGGGTGATCCAAAAGGCAACCTCCCTAGAGATCAGAGATGCTGCAGTCACTGTTTAACAAGCATAATGTTGCCTCTTGAGGCTTCAGACTCAGTAACTTATTTCATTGGTGTGgaatttaaatttttgttttagaTTGCTGTATCTACACAATTATACTAGCTAACAAGTTCACAGCAGCCGGCTCATGCCCCTGCATCCTTTCCAGATACCAGACCATTAGTGTACTAAGGATGCACTAGATGTTAGATGGCTAGCTAGAAAAACCTGACTACTTTTTGTTGTTCTTGTAGGCCTTTCATCAAGAGctgaaagcactttgcaaacattcagCTTCAGCCTCCTGTATGGGAGGTCAATATCCCGCATCTCACGAACAGGGAAACAGCTATTTAAGTGATTTTTGCAAGGGCACAGAACAAGTTGGTGGCAAAGCTGGAACTAGATTAGTAGTtgtcaaccaggggtctggggcccctcGGGGCTATGAGcaagtttcagggggtccgcaAAGTAGGGCCAGCATTAGAGTCACTGGGGCCCTcggcagaaagccaaagtcccgttgcatggggctgaagcccagcgCCCTAACCCTGCCAtccggggctgaagccgaagcctgagcaatgtggCTTCACGGGGGCTCCTGTGGCATGGGCCCGAGGCAGctgccctgtttgctacccctAACAcaagccctggcttttatatgcaaaaAAACCAGTTAATGTGGCacagtgggccatggagtttttatagtgtgtgtgtggggaggggggctcagaaagaaaaaggttgagaacccctgaactacaGTATAGAAAGCACCCCTGCTGTAATAAAGACACCACACTTGTTCTCTTTACGATCATTAAACCATCCCTCTATTTAACAAATTCCCACCACCCGAGTGCTGCAGGGGACCGCCAAAGAATAACTGAGGGAGATCACCTGCCTGCGAGCATCATCACTGAACAGACTTCAGTCATTTGTATTTTCTCCTGCATCTTCACTTGGTGATTCATCTAGGCCGAATCAAAGGTAACATTCTAGCCCAGGGATTCTCAATCCTTTTTCTTTCCGAGGCTCCCGCAACgagctataaaaactccacggcccacctgtgccacagcaACTGGTTTTCTAcatgtaaaagccagggccagcattaggcaGTAGCAATCAAGGCAACTGCagggggccccacgccacagggagCCCTGCAAAGGttagttgctcaggcttcagcatCAGCCCCggatggcagggagaggggccccgggcttcagccccatacgGTGGGGCTTCAtatttctgccctgggccccagcaagtctaatgcctgCCCTGCTTGGCGGATCCCCTGAAACCAGCTCGCAGCCCCcgggcccctggttgagaaccactgttctatccTCAGGAAAGGTCCATCTCTCTGCCATTCTACCATCTGGAAACTTACCTGTCCCTGTAGGTCTGTGCCCAATCATTTCCAAAAAACCTGCCAGTCGGTTGGCCTGTGTCTTTATCGTCATACTTGTACTTCCCTGTCAGCAGCCCTCCTGCAGGGGTTCAATGACATGCTATTGTTAATGGCCAGGATTTTGTGGTGGATGGAATTTTACAGCCTGCAAAAAGTACTGTAGCCTTGTATACCCCATGACCTCCTGCAGCTCTGTACACAGGGCCTCTCCTGCAGCCCAGGCATAAACCCCAGGATGGGACAGGGCAAGAAGAACTGAAATGTAGGGTGTAAAAACTCCACCTATTCAGCTCTGACCAGCAGAACTAGCCCTTTATGGTGAAAGGGCCCTCTGCCCTAGTAAGAGCCCTGGTAAGGCAAGATGGGCTTCTTGGCATCAAGACACTTGAGTCATTACAGCTgtcgttttactttgtgtaaatatCTCTTATGAATCTAGTGTTGGGGAAAGGTGCCAGCTTGGCAGACCTGAAAACAGATGAATACAGCATGGGTAGCCTCTGCCTTGGCCTGCAAAGGATCAGCTTTCATGGCCCAATTCAATCCTTCATCTCTGCTGACAAAGGGCCTGTTTGTAAGGGTGGCATACAGACATACAGGTAAACTAGGAAAGGATGGGGATCAGCTCATTCAATGGAGACTTACAGGTGGAGGGCTCTATAGCTCATTATCTGTCCCGTCCCCTGAGCCACCCAGTCACCCCACCGCCACCATTGCTATTCACTTCTAAGCCCACTGTTAGTGGTGGCAGTTTGGCTGAAGTGGAGGGAGCCCTATTCAGAGGGGGGCAGGCCAATATCCagcctatttttgttttgtttggtttggtttaattCCCTCCTGCCACCCACCCCATTTAGCAGACCCTTCCTCCTCACCCTTGCCCAGCTCGTACCAGCCAAAGGATTGTAGGCATAGAACCGCATTCCACAGTGTCTAAGGCACGGCAACAGCTCGGTTTCCACTTGGCGAGTGGTTGCATTGTACATGCCCTATAACAAATAAGAGCACTTAGAACTTCAGAGTAGGGCCTGGCTAGCTTATGGGGTGCTAATGCAAGAGGAAGGGCTCCCTATTTGATGGTGAGAATCCAGAAGGCTAATAATGATCCACATGTGTTGCCATCTGATGGCTATTTGGCCACCTATATGAAGTGGCTCAGTCCCGTCCCTAGTGGATTGTCAACACTGTTGGCACCATTTACCTACACTCCTGACATGCCCatcactgccctgcccctgatcACCATGGGCGCCTGAGTGAACTGCAGCCTCAAAGCTGCACACAGATTTTAACTTCCCACAACCAACTGGACCTGATTTAGTACTGACAATTTCACAGCCACATGTCCGCAGGGCAAATTAACTAACATTCAGAAAAATGTGGTTCTGCTTTTTCTTTCACCTTGCCTTGTCTACAACTATTCAGAGATAAAACCAAGTGCTCTGGATCAGTGCTCATGGCATTAGCAGGACTGTGCCTTTTGTATAGACAGGCATCTGCCCATGTTAACCCCTTCCAAACATCCTGAAGAAATGTGCGTCCCAGCAGCAAGTTCCTTTGCAGCAGTTATTTAACCATCATTGCATATGCACAGATTGACTCCCATTTAGCTCCATAATGTCTTTGCATTGCATTCAAATCAACAGTGCAAAATTCCAGTGGAGCTGGAATagccctcttcctcctcctccatggatACATTTTGTGCCCTATGGAAAGAGTCAGAACAGAGAGTCCCCAGGTCACACTAGATTGGTGCCTGCTGAAGAACGGATTTCCTGGATCATTGTATGGAACTGATAAACATTACTATCAGTTTCACATACAGGAAATTGCTGGAACAAATGACAGACATGTATCCTCTTAACTGCGTCTGAGTAGCGACCTCACTTTGCTTTCTAATTGCACTTGTCCAAAAAGGTCTTACCAGACTAAATGAAACATCTTTTTGTTCAATGTTTGTAGAGCaactagcacaacagggtcccaGCCTGAGACATGGGCTCCTAGAACCTACCACAATACAGCGACAGGTTCCCAGCACTCTTGCAACAAGAATAAAAGTTTGTGAATTTTGACTTGCTTAGGCTTTCCAAACCACCCAGTAAGACTCTACAGCTCCAATTTTCCCAGGAGCTGCCCTCAGTGGGTGACGCTTCATGAAATCATCCTGGAGAAGGAGTAGTCCCCACCTGAACAGCACTGGGACAGGTGCCTCTAGCTCCAGGTTGGGTAAAAAGGGACTAGAGCTGTAGGGGTCTGTGCAGTATCAGGTAGACCATATTAAATCTGCAACTCTCACCTGATACACAGTTGGAAGCACCCAGTTGTTGTACTTGCAGATGGTATAGATTTCTGCCACCTCCCAAGCTGCATAGTTTGACAGACCAAGCTCCTTAAACTTTCCCTGTAGAGGAATACAGAGAGTATTTAATCCCAGTCTCTTGCATCAtgtatttacacacacagttTAAGATTAACATAGTGAAACAGACTGTCAACTGATTTTAGTCCCCAAATTAGTTTTCCTTTTTTGATCACCCCTTCTCCAAATGGGGATGACTTACAAGACTCAATAggaataaaaatgtttcctttgttttgttttaattagaaGGCCTGGATTTACATCCTTTTAAAACTCATTTCCCTACCTGTTAATGCCAAACATAGCACAGGACCAATTTGCAGGAGGCAAAGATCAGAAATCCTAAAGCTTGTTAGAACTTATGAGATCTTATTTATGGTACTAAATGATTCACCTGGAGATACTATATGGTACCAGCTGTTTATACCTTACACGAGCCATTGATTTTTCTTCTCCCTGCCTTGTGGAACTCTGCCCCCTCACCACTGTACTCACACCACCCCCTGCAATGGAAAGCAGGAGAAGACACAAATAAACctagataaaacaaaacaaaaaccgaGTGGACAAAGTCACAGGTTTAGGCCTCTGCCTTTACCTCCTTGTATAGCTCATTGCAGGCATGTAGTGTCTGTTCCACAGGGGTGTTGTGGTCAGGGGCATGGAGATAGAACAAGTCTACGCTCTTCATCTGTAACCTCTCAAGGGATGTCTCCAGCTGAGACCTGACACTCTCAGGCTTCAGAGTCTTCCCCTCCCATGGATTGGCTTTGGTTGCCATCTTCACTAAGACAGAGACAGAACCAGACTGAAAATAACCAATTCTGTATTTCATCTTTAGTAACCAGGGTGAAGGAAGGATAGGGATAAGGAGTGGgcacaaatcatttaaaattaatgcaTAACATGGTACAAGCTTACAGAAGCCCCAGGCAAGACTGGTAACATCTGCCAATTGTGGTACACAAAGGGAAAGCCAAATTAATAGGGTTACAGAATTGCTAATGCTTATCTAAATATCCAAAAAAGGGAACAGGTAAAATCCTAGAGGCCCAATCCAGCTATCTACACAAGTTCTCTCATTAGTCTTCTTCGAAGGGCTGGGTGGTCACAGTGGCTGTAACAGTTGTTTTCCCCTTACCCCAGTTCACTTGATGTATAGGGCATAACTCGTTTATTTCAGAGTCAGTTCAATGGATCCCTGCTTCCCCATAATGGAGCACAAAATTAATCTGTAGTTTAGACTGTACACTCTCCAGAGTAGG
Coding sequences within:
- the AKR7A2 gene encoding aflatoxin B1 aldehyde reductase member 2, which translates into the protein MRSRMLFALRRFEVAVRPLRRVRSAMAQSARSPGGPARRPASVLGTMEFGRRTDQEASGALLRAFLERGHRELDTAHMYGGGASERILGALLAGGDGPAVKMATKANPWEGKTLKPESVRSQLETSLERLQMKSVDLFYLHAPDHNTPVEQTLHACNELYKEGKFKELGLSNYAAWEVAEIYTICKYNNWVLPTVYQGMYNATTRQVETELLPCLRHCGMRFYAYNPLAGGLLTGKYKYDDKDTGQPTGRFFGNDWAQTYRDRYWKEHHFQAIAQVEKALGEAYGSNPPSLTSAALRWMYNHSKLQGALGDAVIIGMSNMDQLQQNLTCSEEGPLLPAVVEAFDRAWHLVTHDCPNYFR